Sequence from the Candidatus Angelobacter sp. genome:
CGTGGGTTGACCGCGCGCGATCCGGTGCGGGCGATTCTGGCCACGCTCTGGCGCGTCTTGGTGTTGCCCTGGATTTTTTTTGCCGCCGGCGTCGGAATCTTCCGCCAGAGCACGCTGGCCCAATTCGCAGGAATGTGGCTGTTTATAGGTTTGGTGACGGATGTGGTTTTGTGGGTGAATGCAAAGGATTTTTTCCACGGACACTTCCGGGCAATGGCGTTGCGGCCATTCGGTGAGAAGCCTGCCCGCGTCGAAAGTAAATGGTCTCCCATGAATTGGGAGGAAGAGCCAGACGGTCAGACGACCGGACCGTGACCACGCGCCAGGACGAAGGAGTCCCATTTGCGGGACGGCAAAATCCCACCATCGGAATATTCGGAAGAATAGCTTCTCGAAGAAACATTTCTATCGTGCCGTGTTTACAAGGAGTTAGTCGATTGCGAGGTGTTGGCACGGGCATTGCAAAAGGTTGTTTGTCCCAGTATTTCCGACCGGTCGTGGGAATGAAGGGCGAGAAAAAATATAAACGCTTTTCGTCTATGCCAGTGATTTCAAAATTCTATGGGATTGTCATCCGGATGCTGATCGTCCGACCGTTTGTTGCGCATTTCCACGCGTTCTACGAAAACTGTGAATTGATCGTCGGCATCGCGCCGCTTCGAGTCATTCAGGGCGATGCGCCCCGCCGCGTCCGCGCCATGGTAATCGAGTGGGCGGCCCAACACCAACAGGAGCTGCAGGAAGCTTGGAATCGGCTGGGCCGGGCGCAACCTCCGTTGCCGATCCAGCCGCTCCGATAGTATGGACGTCGCCCGACCAGACATCGCCCGCAAGCGCAGACGCCGACGCGTCCTTTACTCGGCGGGCGGGCTCGCCATCCTCGTGCTCATTACCATCGGCCTGTCCCGGCTCCAACCTGCGGCGCCAGTGGTTGAAAACCCGTGGACAGACACCGTCAAACGTGGCGAGATGCTTTGTCAGGTGCATGGCAACGGCACATTGGTGCCCGAGGAAATTCTCTGGATCCCGACCCTTAACGCCGGACGTGTGCAAAAAATCCTGGTTTTGCCGGGCGCGGCCGTGAAAGCCGACACTGTGCTGGTGGAGTTAAGCAATCCGGACGTCGAACAAGCCGCCTTCGACGCCGAGTGGCAGCTCAAGGCCGCAGAGGCGGACCTGGCCAACCTGCGCGTGCAACTGGACACGGCCCGCCTCAACCAGCAATCAATCCTGGCCACGGCACAGGCCAATTACAGCAGCGCCAAGCTCGACTTCGAAGTCAACGACGAACTCGCGAAGGCGGGCCTTGTCCCCGCGCTCACGCTGAAGCAGGCAAAGACCAAAGCCGAGGAGCTGGCCAAGCTGTTGGAAATCGAACAGGAGCGTTTGAACATCAGTGCCGATGCGACCAAAGCCCAACTGGCCGCGCAACAGGCCAAAGTGGAGCAGTACCGGGCACAGCTTCAACTCAAACGCCGCCAGGTCGATGCCTTGAAAATCCGCGCCGGCATTGACGGTGTGTTGCAGAAACTGGGCGATGCGTCTGCGACCGTGAT
This genomic interval carries:
- a CDS encoding DUF4160 domain-containing protein is translated as MPVISKFYGIVIRMLIVRPFVAHFHAFYENCELIVGIAPLRVIQGDAPRRVRAMVIEWAAQHQQELQEAWNRLGRAQPPLPIQPLR
- a CDS encoding HlyD family efflux transporter periplasmic adaptor subunit, giving the protein MDVARPDIARKRRRRRVLYSAGGLAILVLITIGLSRLQPAAPVVENPWTDTVKRGEMLCQVHGNGTLVPEEILWIPTLNAGRVQKILVLPGAAVKADTVLVELSNPDVEQAAFDAEWQLKAAEADLANLRVQLDTARLNQQSILATAQANYSSAKLDFEVNDELAKAGLVPALTLKQAKTKAEELAKLLEIEQERLNISADATKAQLAAQQAKVEQYRAQLQLKRRQVDALKIRAGIDGVLQKLGDASATVMLQEGQQLAPGANVARVANPAKLKAEIKISETQAKDIALDQKALVDTRNGVIPGHVVRIDPAAQNGTRTVDVALDGPLPKGAVPDLSVDGTIELERLNEVMFVGRPVQGQPDSTVGIFKVINGGKEAVRVPVKLGRSSVSTIEIVEGLQVGDKVILSDMSAYDTHTRVRVN